Proteins from a genomic interval of Chanos chanos chromosome 3, fChaCha1.1, whole genome shotgun sequence:
- the LOC115807017 gene encoding heat shock protein 30-like, with product MLSLHGYQPVFSPLMDLHWPVRSLWPEVTPLYSHRELLLRNMQEMKTCLEQLEKMQHKVFEELDHMPASGDVQPVSYTLDKEGDGFALTLDARDFSPEELSVKQVGRKLQVSGKTEKKQDDGHGSYSYRVQEFRREFDLPEGVSPEAVTCFMADGKLHIQAPKNQIADKPERVVPIDCGKTVGAAVHSSMTEDSAAETQKNPEEKQI from the coding sequence ATGCTGAGCCTTCATGGATACCAGCCTGTCTTCAGTCCACTCATGGACCTCCACTGGCCTGTGCGCAGCCTCTGGCCAGAGGTCACACCActttacagccacagagagctactgctgagaaacatgcaggagatgaaaacttgtctggagcagctggagaaaatgCAGCACAAGGTCTTTGAAGAGCTCGACCACATGCCAGCTTCTGGGGACGTCCAACCAGTCTCCTACACTCTGGACAAGGAGGGAGACGGGTTTGCCCTGACGCTGGACGCCAGAGACTTTTCCCcagaagagctgtctgtcaaacaggtgGGCAGGAAACTGCAGGTCAGCGGCAAGACGGAGAAGAAGCAGGACGATGGACACGGCTCCTATTCCTACAGAGTGCAGGAGTTCAGGCGGGAGTTTGATCTGCCCGAAGGGGTGAGCCCCGAAGCGGTCACTTGTTTCATGGCTGATGGGAAGCTCCACATCCAGGCACCCAAGAATCAGATAGCCGACAAGCCGGAGAGGGTAGTCCCCATCGACTGCGGCAAAACCGTTGGGGCTGCCGTGCACTCCTCCATGACAGAGGACAGCGCCGCTGAAACGCAGAAGAACccggaggaaaaacaaatctaa
- the LOC115807019 gene encoding heat shock protein 30-like translates to MLSLHGYQPVFSPLMDLHWPVRSLWPEVTPLYSHRELLLRNMQEMKTCLEQLEKMQHKVFEELDHMPASGDVQPVSYTLDKEGDGFALTLDARDFSPEELSVKQVGRKLQVSGKTEKKQDDGHGSYSYRVQEFRREFDLPEGVSPEAVTCFMADGKLHIQAPKNQIADKPERVVPIDCGKTVGAAVHSSMTEDSAAENAEEPGGKTNLKTLRNYADRISKRIKKTEYLVSG, encoded by the coding sequence ATGCTGAGCCTTCATGGATACCAGCCTGTCTTCAGTCCACTCATGGACCTCCACTGGCCTGTGCGCAGCCTCTGGCCAGAGGTCACACCActttacagccacagagagctactgctgagaaacatgcaggagatgaaaacttgtctggagcagctggagaaaatgCAGCACAAGGTCTTTGAAGAGCTCGACCACATGCCAGCTTCTGGGGACGTCCAACCAGTCTCCTACACTCTGGACAAGGAGGGAGACGGGTTTGCCCTGACGCTGGACGCCAGAGACTTTTCCCcagaagagctgtctgtcaaacaggtgGGCAGGAAACTGCAGGTCAGCGGCAAGACGGAGAAGAAGCAGGACGATGGACACGGCTCCTATTCCTACAGAGTGCAGGAGTTCAGGCGGGAGTTTGATCTGCCCGAAGGGGTGAGCCCCGAAGCGGTCACTTGTTTCATGGCTGATGGGAAGCTCCACATCCAGGCACCCAAGAATCAGATAGCCGACAAGCCGGAGAGGGTAGTCCCCATCGACTGCGGCAAAACCGTTGGGGCTGCCGTGCACTCCTCCATGACAGAGGACAGCGCCGCTGAAAACGCAGAAGAACccggaggaaaaacaaatctaaagacACTAAGGAACTATGCGGatagaatttcaaaaagaataaaaaagactgaatatttGGTCTCTGGTTAG